The Vicia villosa cultivar HV-30 ecotype Madison, WI linkage group LG1, Vvil1.0, whole genome shotgun sequence genome includes a region encoding these proteins:
- the LOC131643337 gene encoding uncharacterized protein LOC131643337: protein MGKKTKKPGKGKEKTEKKTAKADVKRARREEKKLSPEDDIDAILLNIQKEEAKKKEVHVEDNVPAPSPRSNCSLTVNPLKETELILYGGEFYNGNKTFVYGDLYRYDVEKLEWKLISSPNSPPPRSAHQAVAWKNYVYIFGGEFTSPNQERFHHYKDFWMLDLKTNQWEQLNLKGCPGPRSGHRMVLYKHKIILFGGFYDTLREVRYYNDLFVFDLDQFKWQEIKPKPGAMWPSGRSGFQLFVYQDDIFLYGGYSKEVSSDKSASEKGIVHSDMWSLDPKTWEWNKVKKSGMPPGPRAGFSMCVHKRRALLFGGVVDIEVEGDAMMSLFLNEFYGFQLDTNRWYPLELRKDKSTKDKLRKTEQNCTNGVKKKLESLEDSEFEESSIEDISQDIASKVTVADKPEGKSKESGAKLDIQNSLPEAVKPCGRINSCMAVGRDTLYVYGGMMEIKDQEITLDDLYSLNLSKLDEWKCIIPASESEWVEVSEGDDDDDEDEDDDDDEDEDDGTSEENEDDDDEDDEVQSTSVQVGDAVALIKGGVKNLRRKDRRLRIEQIRASLGLSDSQRTPLAGESLRDFYKRTNMYWQMAAHEHTQHTGKELRKDGFDLAESRYRELKPILDELALLEAEQKAEEAEGPEVNAKKRGKKKTRN, encoded by the exons atggggaagaaaacaaagaaacctgGCAAAGGCAAAGAGAAAACAGAGAAAAAAACCGCAAAAGCCGACGTGAAGCGAGCTCGCCGGGAGGAAAAAAAGCTCTCCCCCGAAGACGACATCGACGCCATTCTG TTGAATATTCAAAAAGAGGAAgctaaaaagaaggaagttcACGTCGAAGACAACGTTCCAGCGCCTTCTCCTCGCTCTAATTGCTCG CTCACTGTTAATCCGTTGAAAGAGACGGAGTTGATTCTCTATGGAGGTGAATTCTACAACGGGAACAAG ACTTTCGTGTATGGTGATCTTTACCGTTATGATGTTGAGAAACTGGAATGGAAACTGATTTCGAGTCCTAATAGTCCACCTCCGCGCAGTGCTCATCAGGCTGTTGCTTGGAAgaattatgtttatatttttg GTGGTGAATTTACATCTCCAAATCAAGAGAGGTTCCATCACTACAAG GATTTTTGGATGTTGGACCTGAAAACTAATCAGTGGGAACAACTTAATTTAAAAGGGTGTCCTGGTCCGCGCTCGGGACATCGAATG GTATTATACAAGCACAAGATTATTCTTTTTGGTGGATTTTATGACACTCTTAGAGAAGTGAG GTACTACAATGATCTATTTGTGTTTGACCTTGATCAGTTTAAG TGGCAAGAAATCAAGCCTAAGCCTGGAGCAATGTGGCCAAGTGGGCGTAGTGGTTTTCAATTATTTGTCTACCAAGATGAT ATTTTCTTATATGGTGGCTATTCAAAAGAAGTTTCATCTGACAAGAGTGCCTCTGAGAAAGGAATAGTTCATTCAGACATGTGGTCCCTTGACCCTAAGACTTGGGAATGGAACAAG GTTAAGAAGAGTGGAATGCCTCCTGGTCCTCGTGCAGGGTTTTCCATGTGCGTTCATAAGAGGAGGGCTCTGCTATTTGGTGGTGTTGTGGATATAGAAGTTGAAG GTGATGCAATGATGAGCTTGTTCTTAAATGAGTTTTATGGCTTTCAGTTAGACACCAACCGCTG GTATCCTCTGGAGTTAAGAAAGGATAAATCAACAAAAGATAAG TTAAGAAAGACTGAACAAAATTGTACCAACGGCGTCAAGAAGAAGTTAGAATCACTAGAGGATTCAGAGTTCGAAGAAAGCAGCATTGAAGATATATCCCAGGATATTGCGTCAAAGGTGACTGTTGCTGACAAACCTGAAGGGAAGTCCAAGGAATCTGGTGCTAAATTGGACATTCAGAATTCTTTGCCCGAG GCAGTGAAACCCTGTGGACGAATTAATTCTTGTATGGCTGTTGGAAGAGATACATTATATGTATATGGTGGCATGATGGAGATTAAAGATCAAGAAATCACTCTTGACGACTTGTATTCTCTGAACCTTAGCAAACTTGATGAATGGAAGTGCATTATACCG GCATCAGAATCTGAATGGGTGGAAGTTTCGGAGggtgacgatgatgatgatgaagatgaggacgacgatgatgatgaagatgaggacGATGGTACAAGTGAggagaatgaagatgatgatgatgaagatgatgag GTTCAGAGTACATCAGTTCAGGTGGGAGATGCTGTTGCTTTAATCAAGGGAGGAGTAAAGAATCTGCGTAGGAAAGATAGAAGGTTACGGATAGAGCAAATCAGAGCCAGCCTTGGCTTGTCAGATTCACAGAGAACACCATTG GCAGGTGAATCCTTGAGAGATTTCTATAAGCGTACAAATATGTATTGGCAAATGGCAGCGCACGAACACACTCAGCACACTGGAAAA GAACTCCGCAAAGATGGTTTTGATCTTGCAGAATCTCGATACAGGGAGCTAAAACCTATTCTTGACGAG CTGGCCTTATTAGAAGCTGAGCAGAAAGCTGAAGAGGCTGAGGGGCCTGAGGTTAATGCAAAGAAAAGAGGCAAGAAGAAAACTAGAAATTGA